A genome region from Leishmania mexicana MHOM/GT/2001/U1103 complete genome, chromosome 28 includes the following:
- a CDS encoding putative serine/threonine protein phosphatase catalytic subunit, whose product MSVDSIIEQLLEVRGAKPGKQVQLAENDVKQLAIRTREILLSQPPLLELEAPIKICGDIHGQYYDLIRLFENGGFPPTANYLFLGDYVDRGKQGLETICLVFAFKVKFPENFFILRGNHECASINRIYGFFDECKRRYNIRLWKAFTDTFNCLPVACIIDDKIFCCHGGLSPELQTMDQIKKITRPCDVADTGLICDLLWSDPEEGLSGWGENDRGVSFTFGQDIVEKFLNKHQFELICRAHQVVEDGYQFFAKRKLITIFSAPNYCNEFDNSGAVMTVDNELMCSFQILKPSVKKPKFYS is encoded by the coding sequence ATGAGCGTCGACTCCATTATCGAGCAGTTGCTCGAGgtgcgtggtgcgaagccCGGCAAGCAGGTGCAGTTAGCCGAGAATGACGTGAAGCAGCTGGCGATACGCACGCGCGAGATTCTTCtctcgcagccgcctctgctAGAGCTGGAGGCGCCCATCAAGATCTGCGGCGACATTCATGGCCAGTACTACGACCTTATCCGTCTCTTCGAGAACGGCGGCTTCCCACCGACAGCGAACTACCTCTTCCTCGGCGACTACGTGGACCGCGGAAAGCAGGGTCTCGAGACGATATGCCTGGTCTTCGCCTTCAAGGTGAAGTTTCCCGAGAACTTTTTCATCCTTCGAGGCAACCACGAGTGCGCCAGCATCAATCGCATCTACGGCTTCTTCGACGAGTGCAAGCGTCGCTACAACATTCGCCTCTGGAAGGCGTTCACAGACACGTTCAACTGCCTTCCTGTAGCGTGCATTATCGATGACAAGATCTTCTGTTGCCATGGTGGTCTTTCGCCGGAGCTGCAGACGATGGACCAGATCAAGAAGATCACGCGGCCGTGCGATGTGGCGGACACTGGTCTGATCTGCGACTTGCTGTGGTCAGACCCGGAGGAAGGTCTGTCGGGGTGGGGCGAGAACGACCGTGGCGTGTCCTTCACCTTCGGTCAGGATATTGTAGAGAAGTTCTTGAATAAGCACCAGTTTGAGCTCATTTGCCGCGCGCACCAAGTCGTAGAGGATGGGTACCAGTTCTTCGCGAAGCGCAAGCTCATCACCATCTTCTCTGCCCCTAACTACTGTAATGAGTTCGAtaacagcggcgccgtgaTGACCGTCGACAACGAGCTCATGTGCTCCTTCCAGATCCTTAAGCCGTCTGTGAAGAAGCCGAAGTTCTACTCGTAA